The Mycteria americana isolate JAX WOST 10 ecotype Jacksonville Zoo and Gardens chromosome 18, USCA_MyAme_1.0, whole genome shotgun sequence genome window below encodes:
- the TMEM240 gene encoding transmembrane protein 240 isoform X2: MSMNANTMIFMILGASIVMAIACLMDMNALLDRFHNYILPHLRGEDRVCHCNCGRHHVHYVIPYDGDQSVVDSSENYFVTDNVTKQEIDLMLGLLLGFCISWFLVWMDGVLHYAVRAWRTSRRYDNSWSWIPKFCNLKEFRKRHHRQYEEATGNMVHIKQKLYHNGHPSPRHL, from the exons ATGTCCATGAATGCAAACACCATGATTTTCATGATCCTGGGCGCCTCTATCGTTATG GCAATAGCTTGCTTGATGGACATGAATGCGTTGTTGGACAGATTTCACAATTACATCTTGCCACATCTGAGAGGGGAAGACCGAGTTTGCCACTGCAACTGTGGAAG GCATCATGTCCATTATGTTATTCCATATGATGGGGATCAGTCAGTGGTGGACTCCTCGGAGAATTACTTTGTGACTGACAATGTAACCAAGCAAGAGATTGATCTGATGCTGGGACTTTTGCTGGGCTTTTGTATAAGCTGGTTTCTGGTGTGGATGGATGGGGTTCTCCATTATGCAGTGCGAGCCTGGAGAACTAGCCGACGCTATG ACAATTCCTGGTCTTGGATTCCAAAATTTTGTAACTTAAAGGAGTTCAGAAAACGTCATCACAGGCAGTACGAGGAGGCGACTGGCAACATGGTGCACATCAAACAGAAGCTGTACCATAACGGGCACCCCAGCCCACGGCACCTCTGA
- the TMEM240 gene encoding transmembrane protein 240 isoform X1, protein MTASVFGNQTRVNVLFHHPELTRCLGYGLLQAIACLMDMNALLDRFHNYILPHLRGEDRVCHCNCGRHHVHYVIPYDGDQSVVDSSENYFVTDNVTKQEIDLMLGLLLGFCISWFLVWMDGVLHYAVRAWRTSRRYDNSWSWIPKFCNLKEFRKRHHRQYEEATGNMVHIKQKLYHNGHPSPRHL, encoded by the exons atgaCTGCTTCAGTCTTTGGCAATCAAACTAGAGTCAATGTTTTATTCCATCATCCAGAGTTGACCAGATGCCTTGGTTATGGGCTCTTACAGGCAATAGCTTGCTTGATGGACATGAATGCGTTGTTGGACAGATTTCACAATTACATCTTGCCACATCTGAGAGGGGAAGACCGAGTTTGCCACTGCAACTGTGGAAG GCATCATGTCCATTATGTTATTCCATATGATGGGGATCAGTCAGTGGTGGACTCCTCGGAGAATTACTTTGTGACTGACAATGTAACCAAGCAAGAGATTGATCTGATGCTGGGACTTTTGCTGGGCTTTTGTATAAGCTGGTTTCTGGTGTGGATGGATGGGGTTCTCCATTATGCAGTGCGAGCCTGGAGAACTAGCCGACGCTATG ACAATTCCTGGTCTTGGATTCCAAAATTTTGTAACTTAAAGGAGTTCAGAAAACGTCATCACAGGCAGTACGAGGAGGCGACTGGCAACATGGTGCACATCAAACAGAAGCTGTACCATAACGGGCACCCCAGCCCACGGCACCTCTGA
- the TMEM240 gene encoding transmembrane protein 240 isoform X3, producing MDMNALLDRFHNYILPHLRGEDRVCHCNCGRHHVHYVIPYDGDQSVVDSSENYFVTDNVTKQEIDLMLGLLLGFCISWFLVWMDGVLHYAVRAWRTSRRYDNSWSWIPKFCNLKEFRKRHHRQYEEATGNMVHIKQKLYHNGHPSPRHL from the exons ATGGACATGAATGCGTTGTTGGACAGATTTCACAATTACATCTTGCCACATCTGAGAGGGGAAGACCGAGTTTGCCACTGCAACTGTGGAAG GCATCATGTCCATTATGTTATTCCATATGATGGGGATCAGTCAGTGGTGGACTCCTCGGAGAATTACTTTGTGACTGACAATGTAACCAAGCAAGAGATTGATCTGATGCTGGGACTTTTGCTGGGCTTTTGTATAAGCTGGTTTCTGGTGTGGATGGATGGGGTTCTCCATTATGCAGTGCGAGCCTGGAGAACTAGCCGACGCTATG ACAATTCCTGGTCTTGGATTCCAAAATTTTGTAACTTAAAGGAGTTCAGAAAACGTCATCACAGGCAGTACGAGGAGGCGACTGGCAACATGGTGCACATCAAACAGAAGCTGTACCATAACGGGCACCCCAGCCCACGGCACCTCTGA